CGGCCCTCGTGACGTTCCAGAGCATCACGCCGTTCGTGGGGCTCCGGTTCGTGGTCGTCATGTTCGCAGCGGTGGTGCTTGGCGGCCTCGGCAGTGTCAGGGGTGCCTTTGTGGGGGGCGTGCTCATCGGGGTCATCCAGTCCGTGTCGCAGGTGTGGACTTCGGCTGCGGTGAAGAACGTCTGGGTGTTCGCTCTGTTTCTGCTCATCCTCTACGTGCGGCCCAACGGCCTGTTCGGTAAGGCCCAACGGGCCATCTGATGCGGCGCCTGGTTCCATTCATAGTATTGGTAGTCGTAGTCGCTGCCCTCAACGGCTGGCTCGAGCAGCGGTTCTACGTGAGGGTGCTCACCTTGACGGTCGTCTGGGCGCTCGCCGGCGTGGCCTGGAATCTGGTGGCCAAGGCCGGGCAGATCTCGCTCGGCCACAGCGCGTTCGTCGGCATCGGCGCGTACGGATTCACGATCCTGCTGCGAGGCGGCGGCACCTCGCCATGGATCGGCATGGCCGTCGGCATGGGAGTCGCCGCGGTGGTGGCGCTTGCCATCGGCCTGCCCACCTTCCGGCTCAGGGGGTTCTACTTCACCCTTGCCACCATCTCCTTCCCGCTCATCATGGAACTGTTGGTGTCCCACTACGGGGATCCCGAACTCACGGTTCCGTTCCACCCCGAGAACGAGTGGAGGTTCATGGAATTCTCCGATCCCCACACCTACGTTTGGGTCGGCCTAGCGATGCTTGTCATTGCATTGATGATCAGCGAGTTGATCGATGTGACTTCGTTCGGATACGCCCTTCGTGCCGTTCGAGACAACGAAGTCCTAGCCCGGGCGGTGGGCATTCGTACTGTCGCATGGAAGACGGCGGCATTCATGATCTCGGCGGCGCTGTCGGCGGCCATGGCCGTGCTCTGGGTGAAGGCCGTCCTGCGGGTGACCGTCGCCGAGGAGGTCTTTGGCATTACCGTGGTGATCGTCATGCTGTCGGTGGCGTTCGTGGGCGGGGTGGGACAAACGTGGGGGCCGGTCGTCGGCGCGGCCTTCCTCATCCCGCTAGCGATGTTCCTGGACGATTCGATCGGCGAGTCCGTGCCCGGCGCGCAGGAGCTCGTCTACGCGGCGGCGCTGGTACTCGTCGCACTGCTGATACCGCGCGGAATCCTCCCGGCGATCGAGAGAGGCTGCCGCTGGGTCGCGACCCGCCCCGGTCGATCACCTCAGCCGGAAGGTCGGCCCCTTCTTGGGCGTCTCGCGGTACCTCCACAACGGCCGTCGCCGTTCTTGAGCATGTCGCGAAGACCCCTCCGGCCGAGGCTGCCGAGGCCGAGCGATGCGCCTGTGCTCGAGGTGGAGGGCATAGCCAAAAGCTTCGGCGCCAATCGCGTACTGTCCGACGTGGCCTTAAGGATCGATGCTGGCCGGCGTGTCGGCATCATCGGTCCCAACGGTGCGGGCAAGACGACACTTTTCAACATCATTACCGCCCACCTACGCGCCGATGCCGGACGAATCCTGTTCAAGGGGATGAAGGTGGATCGGATGCGCGCGCCGCGGCGCTACGAACTCGGCATGTCACGAACATTCCAAGTTCCCCAGGGTTTCCATCTCATGTCTCCGCTCGACAATGTCGTTGTGGCTGCGATCGGTGCCTCGATACCGCATCCGGTAGCCGCGTCGATGGCGATGCTCGATCGGGTCGGCCTCGCCGATAGCGCGCTCGGCGAGTTGAGCGCTCTCACCGCGGCCGAGATCAAGAGCCTCGAGCTGGCGCGGGCCATGGTGAGCGAGCCGGAGTTGCTGCTGCTCGACGAGCCACTCGCCGGCCTGAACGAAGCCGAACGAGCCCGCTTTTTCAGGACTGTCGACGAGCTGGTCACGCCGCAGACGGCGATCGTGGTGATCGAGCACTCGGTCCGGTCGCTGATTCAGTACGTAGAGTCGGTGGTCGCGCTCGATGAGGGCCGCGTCATCGTCCGAGGCCCACCGGCAGATGTCGTGTCGGACCCGCGCGTGATCAAGTCCTACCTCGGATCGAGATGGATGGAACATGTTAGAGATCAGTGACCTCCGTGCCAGCTACGACGGAGTCCCGGCCTTGCGCTCCATCGACTTCCAGGTTGGAGCGGGGGAGCGTGTGGCCATCCTGGGACCCAATGGCGCGGGCAAGACCACCCTGCTGAAGACGATCAGCGGCACCGTGGAGGTAGACGCGGGCACGATCCGCTTCGAAGGCCAGGATCTTCACTCTCAGCCGCCGCACAAACGCGTCGAGGCCGGAATCGTACACGTGCCTCAGGGGCGGATGATCTTTGCATCGATGACGGTGACCGACAATCTTCGGCTCGGCAGCCACCGCAGCGGCGCCCAGCACCGGCACGGCGAACGCCTCGATCTGGTGCTCGAGATCTTCCCTGCGCTGGCCGACATGCTCAACCGGGACGGAGGCGCGTTGTCGGGAGGCCAGCAGCAGATGCTGGCGGTTGCTCGCGGCGTGATGGCCTGCCCACGGCTGCTCATGCTCGACGAACCTTCGATGGGGCTGGCTCCTCGCGCCGCGGACAGCGTCTTCGAGGGCATCGCGCGGCTGCTCGAGAGCGAGACGACCGCAACGATCGTCGTGGAGCAACGCGCCCATGAGGCGCTCGAGATTTGTGAACGGGCCTACGTGCTCGAGTCCGGGGAGGTGGTCCTGGAGGCCTCGAACCGGGCCCTCCTGACCGACGAGAGGCTAGCTGCCGCTTATCTGGGCTCGGAGACATGAGGCGCCCGTCGGGCACCGCGCCGGTAGGGATCATCCTCGACCGCGCGGCGGGTTGGGTGTTGTCAGTCTGTGGAGGGACTCCCGTAGAAGGTGCGGTACCAGGCTCTGGTGACGATACGGGCTACCGTCTCCACGTCCACGGGCGCCGTGTTGAGGGCGGCGTGGGCGAATGTCGTGTAGGCGGTTTGCTCGACCAGGGAAGCCATCGCTCGGGCCACCGTGGCTGGATCAAGTCCGTCGAGTTGGACGCGTTCGTCGTTCTCGACTGCATGGACGAACCGGGCGACGTGGCGCTCGCGCATGGTCCACCAGATTGTGGTAAATCGCTCCTCGACCGTTGTCGCCTCGATGAATGCCCGCAGCACGCCGCTGTTGTCGCGGTAGTGCTGGAGGTATCCGAAGTTGGCTTCGAACAGGGCGGCCTCAGGGTCCTCGGCGATGGGTGTCGACGACCGGCTCCTCCGGAAGAGTTCCTCGTGGAGGTTCCGGATGACACTACGGAAGAGGTCCTCCTTGTTATCGAAATACCTGTACAGGCCTCCGAGGGAGAGTCCTGCCTGTATTGCGACATCGCTCATGCGGGCATCGACGTAGCCGTCCTTGGTGAAGACCTTCGACGCTGCGTCGAGGATCCCCTGTCGCGTCCGTTGGCCTTTTGGGGTGGTCGGCTTGGTGGCCATGGGCGCTCCCATCGTTTGCGGGCGTCTGTAGGTCGTGAGGCACATGACTGGGCCCCGTGTTGCGGTCCCTGTGCGGGTCGTCTCGAGCCTGCAAGCCCGCGACTAACGATGTTACCTCTCGTCCCTCCACCTAACAAAAAAGCGACATCAGTTTCTTACCATACTGAGCGATGACCACTCTGCCTTCCTGCGCGTCGTGACCGGCCCTGTCGCTGTCATCGGCTACTCACTGGGCGGCACCATCGGGCTCAAGGCTGCGTCCACACCAAGAACCCTGATCGGCCACCTGATAGCGGCCGCCACGTCATCGGTGGTCGGTTCGGCAGCGGCCGAGTTCTTCGCTCGTCGCATCGTCCAGATCGAGACCCGAGACTGGGACGGCTTCGCCGCCGGACTCCGCGATAACACGGCCCACCAGGTTGTCACCGCAACTGACATCGACGCACTCACCTCGAAGCGCCTAGACGCCGTCGGGGACGGCCGCGGCTACATCAACGCTGCCCGGGCGATGATAGGAACCCGCTCCGAGCCGTTGAACCCCCAGCTGAGGCAGATCGAGATTCCCGTGGACGTCATCGGGGCGGGCGGCGATGTATTCTGCCCGCGCCAGGCCGTCGACATCATCGTGGACAATGTCGACGACTACCGGTACCACGAGGTGGCCGGGGCCGGCTATCTGCTCTCCGTCGACCAACCCGACGCCTACGGCAAGCTGCTCGCGGAGCTCTTGCGCGAAGGGTGTACTGCATGAAGAAGCGCTACGGCATTTCCTTGGGAGTCAGTCCCCGAGAGCCTCTGAGCCGGACGGCCGAATTGGCGCGACGAATCGACCTCAGGGGTTTCGAGGCACTGTGGTATATCGACTTCCAGCTCGGAATGAAAGACGTGTATGCCGCCATGAACCTGGCAGCGCTGTCGACCGAGAAAGTGCTCATCGGGGCCGGTGTCACCAATCTGGTGACGCGTCACCCGACGGTGACCGCAAATGCCACCGCTGCGCTGGACGAGCTGTCCAACGGCCGCGCCGTGCTCGGTCTCGGAGCGGGTTGGTCTGCCGTGCTCGGCGCAGGCGGCACACCGTCCAGGCTCGGAGAGCTGCGGTCCGGGATCGATGAGTTCCGCCAACTCTTCAGCGGCGAGCCGTGCGACCTCTATGGCAGCCAGGTTCGCCTGGCCGCCGCCAAGCGGCAGGTTCCCATATTTTTGGCGGTCTCGCAGCCTGCCATGTTGCGGCTCGCCGGAGAAACCTGCGACGGAGCCGTGCTCATGGGAGCCGCAGATCCCGAATTCTGCTCATGGCAACTCGACCACATACACCAGGGGTTGGAGGCAGCCGGGCGCGACCGCAGGCAGCTGACCGTCGACCTGTTCGTCACCATGTCGGTGGGCGACGATGTGGAGAGCGCCACCGACGACGTGAGAGCATGGGCCACCAGCCAGGCGGCCACCTTCCACCAATGGAAGCGGATGCCGCCTGCTTGGGAGAGGTTCCGTCCCGAGTTCGCTCGGGCCGCGGAGCAATACGGCCTCGTCGACCACCTCTCGCTGCAGGCTGAGCACAAGCACACCGTGTCCGACGACTTCGTGAGATCGGTGGCGCTGGTGGGCGACCTCGACATGTGCGTTGACCGGCTCCGTCAGCTCTGGCGGCTCGACATCGACCGGATCACCTTCGCGCTGCTGTCCGGAGGGCGCGAGCAACGACTGGCACAGCTGGCCGACACCGTGATCGGCGCGGTCGAGGCAGGAGGAGGAAGCTGATGGCAGGAAACCGGCGCGTGGCAATGGTGACCGCGGCAGCCGGCGCCGGCATCGGAGCGGCGGTAGCGAGACGGCTCGCCAGCGACGGACTTGATGTCGTCGTCACCGACGCCCACCAGCGACGGTGCCGCGAGTTTGCCGGTGCACTGGCCGACGAGGTAGGGCGTGAGGTGACCAGCTACCACCTCGACGTCACCGACCACGATCAGGTGCTCAGCGTGATCTCAGAAGTCGCGGCTGCAAAGAACGGGCTCGATGTGCTGGTCAACAATGCGGGCTGGTCGAGGATCGAGCCGGTGGCCGAGATGTCTCTGGAAACCTGGCAGCGGTGCCTCGACGTCGACTTGACCGGCCCATTCGTATGCATGCGCTACGCGCTCGAAGCAATGATCCCCCGTGCCGGCGGCTCGATCATCAACATCTCCTCGATAGCGGCCTGGGAGATGTCCGCCGAGCATGGCGCCGCCTACTCCGCGCAGGAGTTCTTCGACAGCTACCTGTCCGACAAGGCGTTCCTGGGCCGTATGGGGCAGCCTGAGGATGTCGCGAGCATGGTGTCGTTCCTGGCGTCGGATAAGGCGGGCTACGTCACCGGTGAGGTGTTCACCGTCTCAGGAGGCGTGTCGGCTCGTGGATGAGGGACCACTGTGGTGGCCGGTGCACCGGCTTGTCGAGGCCTACAGCGGCGGCTCGCTGTCACCGGTAGAGGTCTCCGAGTTGGCGCAGGCCCGCCTAGCCCAGGTCAACCCCACCCTGCACGCCTTCGTTCTCGCCACCCCCGAGCTGGCCCACCGCCAGGCCGTCGCGGCCGAAGCGGCTTACCGGAACGGCAGCGCCGGTCCTCTCGCCGGTGTGCCTGTCTCGATCAAGGACGTCTTCCACATCAAGGGACACGTCACCACGCTCGGCTCCTTGGCCCACGCCAACGACGTGGCCCGACACGACTCCGGCGCGGTGCGCCGCATGCTCCGCGCGGGAGCGGTCGTGGTCGGCAAGACCAACGTGTCGGAATTCTGCCAGTCGGCGACTACGGATAACTTGCTGGGCCCCGACACCTCGAACCCCTATGACCCTTCTCGCACCGCCGGCGGGTCCAGCGGCGGCGCGGCGGCCGCTGTGGCTTCTGGTACCTGCACCCTGGGCCTCGGGTCCGACGGCGGAGGCTCGATCCGGATCCCGGCCTCGTTCTGCGGACTCGTGGGCTTCAAGCCCACCTACGGGACCATCGACGACCACGGGGGATTCCGAGCGTTCAGCCCGTTCATCTCCGTAGGGCCCCTCGCGCGCACCGCCGCCGACTCCCGCCGCCTGCACTCGGTGCTGTCCGCCAACTGCACCGGCACCCGAGACACTCAGGACGATCTGAGCCCGCGCCGTGTCGCTTGGTGCCCCAAGCCCGAAGGCCGCCCGATCGACGCCGACGTCGGCGATGTGTTGGCAGCCGCGGTTAGGCGACTGGCAGCCTGCGGCCACCACGTGAGTTCCGTGGACCTGGACCTGGGCGGCTGGGAGGAGATATTCGGCCCACTCGTGCTGGCCGAGGAGGGCGAACGCCGCGGTCACTTGCTTCGTGGTCCGCACGAGTTGACGTGGTACCAAAAGCGGTCTCTGATGGCGGCCGAGCAACTCGATCCAGGTGTTCTGGCAGCAGCACGCTTCGCCCTGGCCCAGTACCGGAAGCGGGTGGACCGCTACTTCTGCTCCTACGACGTGATCGCCACTCCCGCCACGGCCACCACCGCCTTCGAGTTGGGCTCCCGGCCCAGGACCATCGCTGGTGAGCCTGTGGGCCGGTTGTGGGGGGCCTTTCCGTTCGCGGCGCCCTTCAACGTCTCCGGACATCCAGCGGTGGTTCTGCCTGCCGGATTTGCCAACGGCCTCCCGGTTGCGATCCAGTTAGTGGGACGGTACGGGGGCGATACCGAGTTGCTGTCGCTCGTCGAGCAACTCGAGACCGAACTGGACCTGCGTCCCTTCGCCCGACTATCGCCCCGCTTGTGAATCCCGTGAGCGATGTCGTCAGCAGTGTCGATGGCTCAATCTGGCAGATCGAGGTCAACCGGCCGCAGCGTGCCAACGCCCTCCGGCGCCGGACGATTCGCCAAATCGAAGCGGTCTTGGACGCGGTCGAGACTCAAGGATCCGACGCAACCCGAGCGACAGGAGTGGTGCTGACCGGTGACCCCGAACGGTTTAGCGCAGGAGCGGATCTGCTCGAGTTGGCCGGCTGACGATCTTGGATTCGACGATGAACTCGAAGCGCTCTGCCGGCGTCTTACCCTGAGCCCGCTGCCGATGGTTGCGGCCGTCGAGGGTGCCTTGTTACGGTGCCGCCGTCGACTCGGCGTGGTCCTCGATGCCGTGGTGGTCTCGGACGAGGCGCGTCCCGTCCACATCGACCCGGTCGTAGCAGCCGGCATGGGACTCAATAGGCCCATCCTGCACGGCCTGGCCACAATGGGTATGACCGCTCGCGCCGTCGCCGCCGCGGTGGGCGCCCATCCGGCTAGCCTGTCGGCCGCTCAGGCGCGCTTTGCCAATCCCGTCTACCCGGCTGCGAGATGCATATTGCAGCCGAGATCGAGCGAAACGTGGCGCGGGTCGAGGTGTCTGTCGATGCGACAACCGTGATGTGAGGAACGTTCACTTTCTGATCCTCCCTCGGAACGATCCCCACAGATCCCGTGTCGGCTCTTCCCATGTGGGGGGTCGGTGCCGAGACGCATGGGGGAGTGGCCCGCTTATCGACAGAGGCGTATTAGATCTCGAGCACGCGAAGCAGCGACTTATCGAAGTATTTCGTGCGGTCTATGCTCCGAAGGTCGCGGGTTCGATTCCCGTCGGGCCTACATTCCCACTTCCTGGCACGGCGGTCGGGAATGTGCTGAGCCAGGGTTTATTGCAGACATCCTGGCGGGTGGAGCTGTGACATCTCGGCCGCAGCAGTTCCTGGAGCTAGCGATAGGCTCGATTGACCTTGGAAGGCTGGCGGTTGTGTATCTAACTGTTTCGGCAACAAGGTTTCGGTTCGTTGTTGGTGGTTACTAGTTGTCGGTGTCATCGTTGGTGTTGTGTCGTCGGCTACTCCTGCCGGAGCCCGATCTGGGGGGACCCTTCGAGGACAGAACCTTCCGACTCCGCAAGCCGATCACCCGGATGGACATGGCAGTCTTCATGACCCGAGCCTTCCCCCACATCGACAAGGTGGAAGATCCGGTCGGGGTCTTCGCCGACGTCCCGGAGGACAGCGTGCACGCCGGGGAGATAGAAGGAATCTACGCCGCAGGCGTAACTACCGGTTGCTGGCGAGACCCTCTCCGGTACTGCCTCGACCAACCAGTGCGCCGCGACCACATGGATTCATTCCTCATCCGAGCCCTGAGACCGCGAACTACAGGATTCTGAGCCTTCAGAGGCGGTCCGCAGTTCGTTACCGGTGTTCACGCCGACCACACAGTGTCTTGTGCAGTGGACTTCACATCGTCGACGCTACGATGACTTGCGGGAATGTAGGAGAGAACTATGCTGGACCTAGCCCTGAGAGCCCTGAAGTGATCTGAGGCTACCGTAGGTTTCAGCACGGGAACCTACGCACCGACAACGGGAATCAATGCTACGAAGGGGGCAAAAGTGACGCTGGCGAGACTGGGCAAGACCTCGGGATGGCTATTGGTCATAGGCCCTGTGGTAGATGTGATCGTTAGCAGTATTCGGCCAGGTAGTTTCCCTGGAGAAAACCCTGACGGAGTCCAAGCAGCAATGCAGGCCGCCATTCAAGCAATGGTGCCGGATAGTACGTTGGTAAGTCTGTTGACTTACATTGGATTCGTAGCCGCCTTTGGGATGCTGCTGGGGCTCTGGGGTGTCAAGGAAGTGATAGGCGACACGGGCAGTGAGGGGTACCTGAGGAAGGCCGGTCTCTTGCTCCTTACGATCGCATTGGCAGTGCGTACCGTGTCCCTTGCGATGAGCTTCTTGACATCTGTAACGCTCAGCTATTCACCGGCTGAAGGCATAGCATCGGGAGAGTCCATCGCTTCAGCCATCACGTTCACGGTGATAGGAGGGGCGGTCGGTCTCTTCGCGACGGTTCTTGCCCTAGTGGGTGTTGCCTTGTTTGCTATGTCCCTGATGAATGCCGACCTGATCGGTGCGGACAAACCCCTCGCGATCTGGTTGGGCGTGGCCCCAGCGATTGTCGGGTCTTTCTTCCTGTTCATAGCGACCTTCATAGAAGGCAGCCTCTTTACCCTCTACCTCTTGGGTAATCTCACTGTGTTCGTTCAAGTCGCCTGGGTCATCCTGCTAGGCGTAGCTTTCATCAGGAAGAGCGATTCCTTGGCCACCGCCAGCGTTTGATCAGCCACGGTGCGGGCGGTTTACGTGCCGTCCGGCGAAGCCGGTGTGACCGGCCGATCACCGGCACCGGTCGGGCAGAAGTTCATCTGGTCTGGTGCGGTAGGTGATGCTGGTCGTTGACCACCTGAATCGCCCCGGCCACGAGCAGGTGACCGTGTTCATCGACGCGGAAGCGGGCCTTGAGGCCATCGTGGCGATCCATGACACCACGCTGGGGCCGGCCTGCGGCGGGACCCGCATCTGGCCCTATGCGAGCGACGAAGAGGCGCTCGAGGACGTCCTGCTGCTGGCACGCGCCATGACCTACAAGTCGGCGGTGGCCGGCCTCGACATCGGCGGCGGCAAGGCGGTCATCATCGCCGATTCCCGCGCCGGCTTGAGCGAGGCCCTCCTACGGGCCTTCGGGCGTTGCCTCAACACCCTTGAGGGACGTTTCGTGACCACCGCGGACGTCGGAGGGACCGGCCGGGACATGGAGATCGTCAACCAGGAGACGGATCACGTGGTGGGCTTGCCGGTGTCCCAGGGGGGAAGCGGGGACAGCTCCATCATGAGCGGGTTGGGCCTCTACGTCGGCATGAAGGCCTGTGCCAAGGCGGTCTGGGGGAGCGACAGCCTCCGGGGCCGGCGGGTGGTCATGCAAGGGTTCGGAAAGGTTGGCACCCAAGCCGCCCGGCACTTGCTGGACGAGGGCGCCGAGGTGGTGGCGACCGCCCTTCACGACAGCACCCTGCGGAAGGCCCGGAGCATGGGCGCCGAGGTGGTGACACCGGAGGAGATCTACGACGTGGACTGCGACATCTTCTCTCCCTGTGCCCTGGGCGGCGTGATCAACCGCGACACCATCCCCCGCCTGACCTGCCGGATAGTGGCCGGCGCCGCCAACAACCAACTGGCTACCGCCGCCGATGGCGACGAGCTGCACCGGCGGGGCATCCTCTACGCCCCGGATTTCGTCATCAACGCGGGCGGCATCATCAACCTGTCCGTGGAGGTCGGCAGGTCCTACGACCCGGAGGTGGCCAGAACGAAGACGGAGGGAATCTACGAGGTGGTGGAGCAGATCATCCAAGTCTCGAGACACGAAGGCATGCCCACCACATGGGCCGCCAACCGGCTGGCCGAAGATCGTCTGGCCGCGGCCCGATCCGCTCGACCCTGACGTCCTGGGCTACGACCCGCTTCAAACCACCGGTGGGTCTAGCCCGAGCGGGTGGGGTGCTTGATGGTGCCTCGCTCCCATGCCTCGTGGAGATGCCGGTACGGTCCGGGCTCACCCACCAGCTGCCGGTGCGGGCCGTCCTGGACTATCCGGCCCAGATCGAAGACCAGCACCCGGTCGGCGGTCTCGGCCGTCGAGAGCCGGTGGGCGATGGTGATCACCGTGCGGCCCTCGGTAAGGCTGTCGAGGGCTCTCGATAACCTGACCTCGGTAGCCGGGTCAACGGCCGAGGTGGCCTCGTCCAGCACCAGCAGGTCGGGGTCGGCGATGGCGGCCCGGACCAGGGTGACCAGCTGTCGCTCGCCCACCGATAGGGACGACCCTCGTTCCCCGACCTGGGTGTCGAGCCCCTGACCGAGTTCGGACAGCCAGCCGGTCAGGCCCAGGCCCACGAAAGCTCGCTGGACCTCCGCCCGGTCCGCGCCGGGCTTGCCCATCTGGACGTTCTCGAGGATGGTCCCGCGGAAGAGCATCCCTTCCTGGGGCACCATGACGACCCGGTGGCGGAGGGAGGAGAACCGCACCCGGGTGATATCGACGCCACCCAGCAGCACCACTCCCTCCGAGGCGTCCATCAATCGGGTGGCCAGCTTGGCGAACGTGGTCTTGCCCGACCCGGTCTCGCCCACCACCGCCACGTGCGAGCGCGGGGCCAACTCCACCGACACACCCTCCAGAGCGGTGGTGCCGGTGGCATCGCGGGCGGCCTCGCCCGGTCTCGGGTAGCGGAAGGTAACCCCTACGAAGCGGATACCCAGCAAACTGGAGGGAATGTCGATGCCGTCAGAGCCCGGATCGGCCACGTCGGGGGGGATGTCGAGCACGTCCAGCACCCGCTTCCATCCGGCCGCCGCCCCTTGGGCCTCGTTGATGGCCTCGCCGAACAACTGGATGGGCACGATCATCAGCTGGACCAGGAACATGAAGGCCACCACCGTTCCGACCGAGGTGTCTCCCCCGACCGCCAGCACGGTGCCAACCACCAGCACGGCCGCAGTGACCGCCGAGGTGAGCAGTTCGCTCACGCCGGAGAAACCCGAGGTCATCCCACCGGCCCGGACCGCCGCCGCCCGGTGCTCCTCGATGACGTGGCCCAGGTCGGCGCGCACCCGATCCTCGATGCCGTAGGCGCGGATCACCGAGGCGCCGGCAACCGCCTCCGCCAGCGCGCCCAGCATCCGACCCACCTTCTCGCGCACCACCAGGTAGGCGGCCGCCAGCCGCTTCTGGAACCAGCGGATCGAGAAGAGGATCACCGGGAGCAGGGCCACCACGGTCAGGAAGAGCTGCCAGGAATAGATCGCCATCACCACCATGGCGAGGATCGCCTGGCCTCCGTTGACCAGGATCATCAGGCCGGCCCACTGCATGAACCGGCTTATCTGGTCGATGTCGGAGGTCACACGGGCCACCAGCACCCCCCGCTGCTCGGACGCCTGGTGGAGCATCGAGAGGTCGTGGATGTGCCGGAAGGCGCGGACGCGCAGGTTGGAAAGAGCCACCTCCGACGTGACCGCCAGCCGGAGATGCATCAGGCCGGTGGCGACGGCGGTGATCGCCACCGCTACGAGCGAGACGACCGCCATCCGGCCCACGAAGGTCATGTCCGCCCCGCCCTCGGCGAGCCCCCCGTCGAGGATCTGCTGGATCCCAACGGGGATGATGACCCGGCCCGCCGTGGCGACGGCCGCCAGCACGAAGGTGAACAGCATCCCGGTGCGGATCTCCGGCGACAGGCTCAGGCCTCGCTTGACGGTGGTCCAAGCCTCGGTGCTGCCGCGCTCCCGCGTCTCCTTGCGTTCCGTGCCGATGATCATGCTGTACCCACGTCGTAGGCGTTGATGAGGGCCGCATAGCTCGGTAGGCGGTCGTAGAGGTCTAAGTGGGAACCTCTAGCCACGACCCGGCCCCCTTCGATGTAGATCACCTCGTCCGCCAGCAGGATCGAGGTGCGGCGGTAGGCGACGATCACGACCGTGGTGTCGATCCTCCAGAGGCCGGCGA
This genomic interval from bacterium contains the following:
- a CDS encoding TetR/AcrR family transcriptional regulator translates to MATKPTTPKGQRTRQGILDAASKVFTKDGYVDARMSDVAIQAGLSLGGLYRYFDNKEDLFRSVIRNLHEELFRRSRSSTPIAEDPEAALFEANFGYLQHYRDNSGVLRAFIEATTVEERFTTIWWTMRERHVARFVHAVENDERVQLDGLDPATVARAMASLVEQTAYTTFAHAALNTAPVDVETVARIVTRAWYRTFYGSPSTD
- a CDS encoding ABC transporter ATP-binding protein, with amino-acid sequence MLEISDLRASYDGVPALRSIDFQVGAGERVAILGPNGAGKTTLLKTISGTVEVDAGTIRFEGQDLHSQPPHKRVEAGIVHVPQGRMIFASMTVTDNLRLGSHRSGAQHRHGERLDLVLEIFPALADMLNRDGGALSGGQQQMLAVARGVMACPRLLMLDEPSMGLAPRAADSVFEGIARLLESETTATIVVEQRAHEALEICERAYVLESGEVVLEASNRALLTDERLAAAYLGSET
- a CDS encoding amidase, which produces MDEGPLWWPVHRLVEAYSGGSLSPVEVSELAQARLAQVNPTLHAFVLATPELAHRQAVAAEAAYRNGSAGPLAGVPVSIKDVFHIKGHVTTLGSLAHANDVARHDSGAVRRMLRAGAVVVGKTNVSEFCQSATTDNLLGPDTSNPYDPSRTAGGSSGGAAAAVASGTCTLGLGSDGGGSIRIPASFCGLVGFKPTYGTIDDHGGFRAFSPFISVGPLARTAADSRRLHSVLSANCTGTRDTQDDLSPRRVAWCPKPEGRPIDADVGDVLAAAVRRLAACGHHVSSVDLDLGGWEEIFGPLVLAEEGERRGHLLRGPHELTWYQKRSLMAAEQLDPGVLAAARFALAQYRKRVDRYFCSYDVIATPATATTAFELGSRPRTIAGEPVGRLWGAFPFAAPFNVSGHPAVVLPAGFANGLPVAIQLVGRYGGDTELLSLVEQLETELDLRPFARLSPRL
- a CDS encoding LLM class flavin-dependent oxidoreductase; this encodes MKKRYGISLGVSPREPLSRTAELARRIDLRGFEALWYIDFQLGMKDVYAAMNLAALSTEKVLIGAGVTNLVTRHPTVTANATAALDELSNGRAVLGLGAGWSAVLGAGGTPSRLGELRSGIDEFRQLFSGEPCDLYGSQVRLAAAKRQVPIFLAVSQPAMLRLAGETCDGAVLMGAADPEFCSWQLDHIHQGLEAAGRDRRQLTVDLFVTMSVGDDVESATDDVRAWATSQAATFHQWKRMPPAWERFRPEFARAAEQYGLVDHLSLQAEHKHTVSDDFVRSVALVGDLDMCVDRLRQLWRLDIDRITFALLSGGREQRLAQLADTVIGAVEAGGGS
- a CDS encoding enoyl-CoA hydratase-related protein, whose translation is MSDVVSSVDGSIWQIEVNRPQRANALRRRTIRQIEAVLDAVETQGSDATRATGVVLTGDPERFSAGADLLELAG
- a CDS encoding alpha/beta hydrolase, whose translation is MSDDHSAFLRVVTGPVAVIGYSLGGTIGLKAASTPRTLIGHLIAAATSSVVGSAAAEFFARRIVQIETRDWDGFAAGLRDNTAHQVVTATDIDALTSKRLDAVGDGRGYINAARAMIGTRSEPLNPQLRQIEIPVDVIGAGGDVFCPRQAVDIIVDNVDDYRYHEVAGAGYLLSVDQPDAYGKLLAELLREGCTA
- a CDS encoding ATP-binding cassette domain-containing protein gives rise to the protein MVVVVAALNGWLEQRFYVRVLTLTVVWALAGVAWNLVAKAGQISLGHSAFVGIGAYGFTILLRGGGTSPWIGMAVGMGVAAVVALAIGLPTFRLRGFYFTLATISFPLIMELLVSHYGDPELTVPFHPENEWRFMEFSDPHTYVWVGLAMLVIALMISELIDVTSFGYALRAVRDNEVLARAVGIRTVAWKTAAFMISAALSAAMAVLWVKAVLRVTVAEEVFGITVVIVMLSVAFVGGVGQTWGPVVGAAFLIPLAMFLDDSIGESVPGAQELVYAAALVLVALLIPRGILPAIERGCRWVATRPGRSPQPEGRPLLGRLAVPPQRPSPFLSMSRRPLRPRLPRPSDAPVLEVEGIAKSFGANRVLSDVALRIDAGRRVGIIGPNGAGKTTLFNIITAHLRADAGRILFKGMKVDRMRAPRRYELGMSRTFQVPQGFHLMSPLDNVVVAAIGASIPHPVAASMAMLDRVGLADSALGELSALTAAEIKSLELARAMVSEPELLLLDEPLAGLNEAERARFFRTVDELVTPQTAIVVIEHSVRSLIQYVESVVALDEGRVIVRGPPADVVSDPRVIKSYLGSRWMEHVRDQ
- a CDS encoding SDR family oxidoreductase codes for the protein MAGNRRVAMVTAAAGAGIGAAVARRLASDGLDVVVTDAHQRRCREFAGALADEVGREVTSYHLDVTDHDQVLSVISEVAAAKNGLDVLVNNAGWSRIEPVAEMSLETWQRCLDVDLTGPFVCMRYALEAMIPRAGGSIINISSIAAWEMSAEHGAAYSAQEFFDSYLSDKAFLGRMGQPEDVASMVSFLASDKAGYVTGEVFTVSGGVSARG
- a CDS encoding MaoC/PaaZ C-terminal domain-containing protein, whose amino-acid sequence is MGLNRPILHGLATMGMTARAVAAAVGAHPASLSAAQARFANPVYPAARCILQPRSSETWRGSRCLSMRQP